One genomic region from Gemmatimonadota bacterium encodes:
- a CDS encoding GDP-L-fucose synthase, producing MPSQRIFVAGHRGLVGSAIVRALGRAGAGGLILRRRDELDLRDQRRVHEFFASEKPDCVFLAAAKVGGILANDTFRWDFLYENLLIEANVLGAALEHGVERVVFLGSSCIYPKLAAQPIRESELLTGSLEPTNEPYAIAKIAGVELVDAANRQHGRRWVSLMPTNLYGPGDNFDLQSSHVLPAMIRKFHEAKMLAADGNITTVRLWGSGNAMREFLHVDDLAAAALHMLSSDATGLFNVGSGSDLTIRELAELVASVIGYDGPVSWDADKPDGTPRKLLDSSRIRATGWAPTIDLRSGIADTYRWYLAAAQRC from the coding sequence ATGCCTAGCCAGCGGATCTTCGTTGCTGGGCACAGGGGACTGGTCGGCTCTGCAATCGTTCGGGCATTGGGCAGGGCCGGTGCCGGTGGCCTCATCTTACGTCGACGAGATGAGCTGGATCTGCGTGACCAGCGCCGCGTTCACGAGTTCTTCGCGAGCGAGAAGCCAGACTGCGTTTTTTTGGCCGCCGCCAAGGTCGGCGGGATTCTCGCCAACGATACCTTCAGGTGGGACTTCCTTTACGAGAACCTCCTCATCGAGGCCAATGTCCTCGGTGCAGCGCTAGAGCATGGCGTCGAGCGCGTTGTGTTCCTCGGTAGTTCCTGCATCTACCCCAAGCTGGCAGCACAGCCGATTCGCGAGTCGGAATTGCTGACCGGCTCTCTCGAGCCGACAAACGAGCCCTACGCGATTGCGAAGATTGCCGGCGTGGAACTCGTGGACGCCGCAAATCGTCAACATGGCCGACGCTGGGTATCGCTGATGCCCACCAACCTGTATGGGCCAGGCGACAATTTCGACCTCCAGAGCAGCCACGTGTTGCCGGCCATGATTCGGAAGTTTCACGAGGCGAAGATGCTGGCCGCGGACGGGAATATTACCACGGTGAGGCTGTGGGGTAGCGGCAACGCCATGCGGGAGTTTCTACACGTAGACGACCTGGCTGCGGCCGCGTTGCACATGTTGTCCAGCGATGCGACTGGCCTGTTCAACGTCGGGTCGGGGTCGGATCTGACGATTCGAGAGCTTGCGGAGCTGGTGGCGTCTGTGATCGGATACGACGGCCCCGTTAGCTGGGATGCCGACAAGCCTGACGGAACGCCCCGGAAACTGCTCGATTCCTCCAGGATCCGTGCCACCGGCTGGGCGCCGACGATTGATCTTCGATCGGGAATCGCAGATACCTACCGGTGGTATCTCGCGGCCGCTCAGCGCTGCTAG
- the gmd gene encoding GDP-mannose 4,6-dehydratase — translation MKTALITGVTGQDGAYLARLLLAKGYTVHGVKRRSSLFNTQRVDGIYADPHDVRSRFHLHYGDLTDATNLIRIVQETQPDEIYNLAAQSHVQVSFETPEYTANSDAVGTLRLLEAIRILGMVDRVRFYQASTSELYGKVQAIPQDENTPFYPRSPYGVAKLYAYWITVNYREAYGIHASNGILFNHESPVRGETFVTRKITMAAARIYEGLQDRLYLGNLSAQRDWGFAGDYVEGMWRIVQDAAADDYVLATGETHTVREFCECAFRRLGISLEFRGSGEDEVGVDASTGREIIAVDRRYFRPTEVDLLIGDATKAERRLDWKPRVGFRQLVEMMVDADHAALKAGTPFTLDPSLEVLASIVA, via the coding sequence ATGAAAACGGCACTAATCACTGGCGTTACCGGGCAGGACGGCGCGTATCTCGCCAGGCTCCTGCTTGCGAAGGGATACACCGTCCACGGCGTCAAGCGCCGCTCGTCGCTGTTCAATACCCAACGAGTCGACGGTATTTACGCCGACCCCCACGACGTGCGCTCCAGGTTTCACCTTCACTATGGCGATCTCACCGACGCGACCAATCTGATTCGCATCGTTCAGGAGACACAGCCGGACGAGATCTACAACCTCGCCGCGCAGAGTCATGTGCAGGTATCATTCGAAACGCCCGAGTACACGGCGAATTCGGACGCGGTGGGTACGTTACGCCTGCTGGAAGCAATACGGATATTGGGGATGGTGGATCGTGTTCGATTTTACCAGGCTTCCACATCGGAGCTTTATGGTAAGGTTCAAGCAATCCCGCAGGACGAAAATACCCCGTTCTATCCGCGTTCCCCCTACGGCGTGGCAAAACTCTACGCGTATTGGATTACGGTGAACTACCGTGAGGCATACGGCATCCATGCGTCCAATGGGATTCTCTTCAACCACGAGTCACCCGTTCGCGGCGAGACATTCGTTACGCGCAAGATTACCATGGCTGCCGCTCGGATATATGAGGGGCTGCAGGACAGACTCTATCTAGGCAATCTCAGCGCGCAGCGCGACTGGGGTTTCGCCGGTGATTACGTCGAAGGCATGTGGCGCATCGTCCAGGATGCGGCCGCCGACGATTACGTACTTGCCACCGGCGAAACTCACACGGTTCGGGAGTTCTGTGAATGTGCATTTCGGCGTTTGGGAATTTCCTTGGAATTTAGAGGATCGGGCGAAGACGAAGTGGGGGTGGATGCGTCAACGGGAAGAGAAATAATCGCGGTTGACCGACGCTATTTTCGCCCCACCGAAGTGGACCTGTTGATCGGGGACGCGACGAAGGCCGAGCGCAGGCTGGATTGGAAGCCGAGAGTCGGATTTCGTCAGCTCGTTGAAATGATGGTGGACGCTGATCACGCTGCGTTGAAGGCGGGCACGCCGTTCACGTTGGATCCGTCTCTTGAAGTGCTAGCAAGCATTGTGGCGTAG
- a CDS encoding GNAT family N-acetyltransferase, with product MLVVRSQGTPVFGIPIHPDSRGGWISTGYSGALFPDSNRESVLRASVTAFQQLVNVNRGLGFRIEQSVQASGYATPGRTTLLAQLLWDDRNQQRPAYARILPVSTGLVNPGAGAPVVDGASLDNKLLAQYDGDIRNQIRQALRRGLSVQVRILDNNATHAAIVDAYRRYMPVQVESYARTGMTAHTLDYWVGLSEAVQRGGGTDVVVLVTDESGRDVAGVTCHAFRGRAIYWSGASTASGKSARANPLALHAAITVCASIGVTTFELGRFDASERSEKERAITHYKAQFRGQLLPVLNFVRPPQTPRGQWGALARSIRSGLGRIGAASRP from the coding sequence ATGCTCGTGGTTCGCTCCCAGGGAACCCCCGTCTTCGGCATCCCCATTCATCCAGATTCACGCGGAGGATGGATATCGACCGGATATAGTGGTGCGCTCTTTCCGGATAGCAATCGCGAGTCAGTCTTACGGGCTTCGGTAACTGCATTCCAGCAGTTGGTCAACGTGAATCGTGGGCTTGGATTTCGTATAGAGCAGAGCGTTCAGGCATCAGGATATGCGACACCAGGGCGAACAACGCTTCTTGCCCAACTGCTTTGGGACGACCGAAATCAGCAACGCCCTGCATACGCACGTATCCTGCCAGTTTCTACAGGGCTCGTGAATCCGGGGGCGGGCGCGCCTGTGGTGGATGGCGCCTCACTCGACAACAAGCTGTTGGCACAGTACGACGGTGACATCCGCAATCAAATACGTCAGGCGCTGCGCCGCGGACTGAGCGTGCAGGTAAGGATCCTGGACAATAACGCGACGCACGCCGCGATCGTGGATGCATATCGCCGCTACATGCCGGTGCAGGTGGAGTCTTACGCCAGGACGGGGATGACGGCCCACACGCTCGATTACTGGGTCGGCCTGAGCGAGGCGGTGCAGCGCGGCGGGGGCACCGACGTCGTGGTCCTTGTCACCGATGAATCCGGCCGGGATGTCGCTGGCGTGACATGCCATGCGTTCCGTGGTCGGGCGATCTACTGGAGCGGCGCCAGCACTGCCTCGGGCAAGTCCGCGCGAGCAAACCCTCTTGCGCTGCACGCAGCGATAACCGTCTGCGCGTCAATCGGTGTTACCACCTTTGAACTGGGGCGGTTCGATGCGAGCGAGCGATCCGAAAAGGAACGCGCAATTACTCACTACAAAGCGCAGTTTCGCGGACAACTTCTGCCGGTGCTCAATTTCGTGCGTCCGCCGCAGACACCGCGTGGTCAATGGGGTGCCCTTGCGCGAAGCATCCGGTCCGGCCTTGGGCGGATTGGAGCCGCTTCGCGACCGTAG
- a CDS encoding methyltransferase domain-containing protein codes for MQISLRIRNFVSLVRSGKFRYLASYYLDRIRVHPATAAYTVALDVRYARRLLGGDLPSRFGRLGAQAVHHTSYAILDLIFAVAEPRTNDVLVDVGCGKGRVVIYWLHRNYGRRIVGLEIDPDIAARTARQFRRFPNVEIIAGDAIINIPDDGTFFYLYNPFTEEKVVEFESRIAALPFRGQIRVIYYNPNFLEVFRTDRWARRVVQLNGMLDRGTLKRFCFPVAILDRIHAVAGDGSDERR; via the coding sequence ATGCAAATAAGCCTACGTATACGCAACTTCGTAAGTCTGGTTAGGTCCGGTAAGTTCCGCTACCTTGCAAGCTATTATCTGGACCGAATTCGAGTGCACCCTGCCACCGCAGCCTACACGGTCGCGCTCGATGTCAGGTACGCGCGGCGGTTGCTCGGTGGAGACTTGCCGTCCCGGTTCGGTCGGTTGGGTGCCCAGGCTGTCCATCATACCAGTTATGCGATTCTCGACTTGATCTTCGCAGTGGCAGAGCCGCGTACGAACGATGTTCTCGTCGACGTTGGCTGCGGCAAGGGCCGCGTGGTCATTTACTGGCTACACAGGAACTACGGCCGACGAATTGTAGGGCTCGAGATAGACCCTGACATCGCCGCACGTACGGCCCGCCAATTTCGCCGCTTCCCGAACGTAGAAATTATCGCCGGCGATGCGATCATTAACATTCCCGATGATGGCACCTTCTTCTATTTGTACAATCCGTTCACGGAGGAGAAGGTCGTCGAATTCGAGAGTCGCATCGCTGCATTGCCCTTCCGGGGCCAGATTCGTGTCATCTACTATAATCCAAATTTCCTGGAAGTTTTTCGAACCGACCGCTGGGCCCGCCGCGTCGTCCAGCTTAATGGAATGCTGGATCGCGGCACGCTGAAGCGATTTTGCTTTCCAGTTGCCATTCTCGACCGAATTCACGCAGTCGCTGGCGATGGGTCCGATGAACGCCGATAG
- a CDS encoding glycosyltransferase family 4 protein has product MTIVLLTHAFPPDPAAVGQHMADLAGVLAKKGHRVVVITSDRGYDDASIRFTRNETTPDGVQIHRLAQTSFGKATLFHRAVAIASFMAQSTVAVARMQNLRGIVYSTSPPFIGVIATVIGKLRGVPTAFWAMDLNPDQLVALGKLTPRGVLTRMMRAVNRFTLQRAAVVVALDRLMAARLAAQGAETDTLVVIPPWSPDERLHAVPRAENAFRARYGLSDCIVVMYSGNHTGSNPLTTLLAAAEALRDVSHLKFVFVGGGNAKHEIEELISRGELPNSLSLPYQPKSDLAASLSAADVHVVSLGAQMAGVIHPCKVYGAMAVARPILYFGPSPSHVSAIIDECGNGWNVQHGNVGGAVTILNRIAASRYAELDEMGARGRMVMNTRFQPAALVNAVANAIDRAFAINRGAGL; this is encoded by the coding sequence ATGACGATCGTCCTGCTCACTCATGCCTTTCCGCCGGACCCCGCCGCCGTTGGCCAGCATATGGCTGACCTTGCAGGCGTACTCGCGAAGAAAGGGCACCGAGTCGTGGTGATAACTTCCGACAGGGGATACGACGACGCGAGCATTCGGTTTACGCGCAACGAGACGACACCTGATGGTGTCCAGATACATCGACTGGCCCAGACATCCTTCGGCAAGGCGACACTATTCCATCGCGCGGTTGCTATTGCGTCGTTCATGGCGCAGTCAACCGTGGCCGTCGCGCGTATGCAGAATCTCCGGGGAATCGTCTACAGTACGTCGCCGCCGTTCATAGGTGTGATCGCAACTGTCATTGGCAAGCTGCGAGGAGTGCCGACCGCTTTTTGGGCAATGGACCTCAACCCAGACCAGTTGGTCGCGCTCGGCAAGCTAACGCCGAGAGGTGTGCTCACACGCATGATGCGAGCAGTGAATCGATTTACGCTTCAGCGCGCGGCTGTTGTGGTGGCGCTTGACCGGCTCATGGCCGCTCGACTCGCAGCCCAGGGTGCCGAGACCGACACGTTGGTAGTAATTCCTCCGTGGTCCCCCGACGAACGACTCCACGCTGTCCCTCGCGCGGAAAATGCATTCCGTGCCCGATACGGTTTGAGCGACTGCATCGTGGTCATGTACAGCGGTAACCATACGGGGTCCAATCCGCTGACGACGCTTCTGGCGGCCGCCGAGGCGCTACGGGATGTTTCGCATCTCAAATTCGTGTTCGTTGGAGGCGGTAACGCAAAACACGAGATCGAAGAACTGATAAGCCGCGGCGAACTGCCTAATAGCTTGTCCTTGCCGTACCAACCTAAGTCAGACCTTGCCGCATCGCTCAGTGCCGCCGACGTGCACGTCGTGTCGCTCGGCGCGCAAATGGCAGGCGTCATACATCCGTGCAAGGTATACGGCGCAATGGCTGTTGCACGGCCGATCCTGTACTTCGGCCCTTCACCGTCGCACGTCTCCGCGATTATCGACGAGTGCGGCAACGGGTGGAACGTACAGCATGGAAACGTCGGTGGCGCCGTCACCATTCTTAATAGGATTGCGGCGAGCCGCTACGCCGAGCTCGATGAGATGGGTGCTCGGGGGCGCATGGTCATGAATACGCGCTTCCAGCCGGCCGCACTGGTCAACGCCGTCGCCAACGCCATAGATCGCGCGTTTGCAATCAACCGCGGCGCAGGATTGTGA
- a CDS encoding NAD-dependent epimerase/dehydratase family protein, which yields MKVLVTGAAGFVGRRLCRDLGGAGHVVRALVHKSDSAGVNATEIITGDITDPAIAAAATKGVEAVVHLAGRAHVMKDRAANPLAEYRRVNVDGTRAVLDAASLSGVLYFVLASSVKAVGEMSDGAWNGATIPHPLDPYGISKLEAEALLRERGGAVSTCILRFPLVYGPGMRGNMLRLFDLIDHGWPIPVGTNNSRSILFVGNATAAITRVLEVASASGRLLQGGPFFLADGPATSTASLVREIGDALGTQGHTLHLPTELLRRVVSRHQSASSGSTRLGAIINRLGGSLEVDEQEFGNAFAYTPPFTRESGLAETARWFRSQ from the coding sequence GTGAAGGTTCTCGTTACCGGGGCAGCTGGTTTTGTCGGGCGCCGCCTCTGCCGGGACTTGGGCGGTGCCGGCCACGTTGTCCGCGCCCTCGTACACAAATCAGATAGCGCTGGCGTTAATGCGACGGAGATTATTACTGGCGACATCACCGATCCCGCAATCGCCGCTGCTGCGACGAAAGGTGTGGAAGCTGTCGTTCATCTCGCTGGGCGCGCGCACGTGATGAAGGATCGCGCTGCCAATCCGCTCGCCGAATACCGTCGTGTGAATGTTGACGGTACGCGTGCGGTATTGGACGCGGCCAGTCTGTCAGGCGTTTTATACTTCGTACTTGCGAGCTCCGTAAAGGCGGTCGGCGAGATGTCCGACGGCGCGTGGAACGGTGCTACGATTCCCCACCCGCTCGATCCTTACGGCATCAGCAAGCTCGAAGCTGAGGCGCTCCTGCGAGAGCGCGGCGGCGCAGTATCGACGTGCATTTTGCGCTTCCCTCTCGTCTATGGCCCTGGGATGCGTGGGAACATGCTAAGGCTGTTCGATCTCATTGACCACGGATGGCCTATACCGGTGGGAACGAACAATTCTCGAAGCATACTATTTGTGGGCAACGCAACGGCAGCGATAACACGTGTACTCGAAGTGGCTTCGGCATCAGGCCGTTTGCTGCAGGGTGGTCCGTTCTTCCTCGCCGATGGGCCTGCGACGTCGACGGCCTCCCTGGTGCGTGAAATCGGCGATGCGCTCGGGACGCAAGGCCATACTCTGCACCTGCCAACTGAACTGCTCCGTCGAGTTGTAAGTCGGCACCAATCTGCATCATCGGGATCCACTCGCCTCGGCGCGATCATCAATCGTCTCGGAGGATCGCTGGAAGTTGACGAACAGGAGTTCGGGAACGCCTTCGCCTACACCCCGCCGTTCACGCGTGAGAGTGGGTTGGCCGAAACCGCCCGATGGTTTCGTTCGCAATGA
- a CDS encoding glycosyltransferase family 4 protein gives MRSAIGAVAIVGDVAIGTAAMCATWIATRYILAHALRKSILDIPNERSLHTTPTPRGGGAAIAFVVLAFALLLGFTGVLAGPITIAVVGGGCMIATVGWLDDRHSIGAGARAFVHSVAAVWTVAWIGGIPTLTWGEHAVHVGLVGSVLAVIAIVWATNFYNFMDGIDGLASAEAVAVGVAGAVLLTLAGSYGLALLVTTVAGAAAGFLAWNWTPARIFMGDVGSGFLGFLFGGLAVISERAGGVPWYVWFVLLLAFAGDATVTLIRRVAHGDSWHTAHRLHAYQRLVQSGLSHSQVVIRVTLLNLLLTAVAIVVFVRPVLTWTILPLAVLATCAAYLAVEHRLGMWVVTRADDGKVTSDGSGST, from the coding sequence ATGAGATCCGCCATCGGCGCCGTTGCTATTGTCGGAGATGTAGCAATCGGAACAGCCGCGATGTGCGCAACCTGGATTGCGACACGTTACATCCTTGCTCATGCGTTAAGGAAGTCCATACTCGACATTCCGAACGAACGCAGCTTGCACACCACCCCGACTCCGCGCGGCGGGGGAGCCGCAATCGCATTCGTTGTACTTGCCTTCGCATTGCTCCTCGGCTTCACTGGGGTTCTCGCCGGACCGATAACTATTGCCGTTGTTGGCGGCGGATGCATGATTGCAACAGTAGGCTGGCTGGACGACCGCCACAGCATTGGAGCTGGAGCTCGCGCTTTCGTACACTCGGTGGCTGCTGTATGGACCGTCGCGTGGATTGGCGGGATCCCGACCCTTACATGGGGCGAACACGCCGTCCACGTAGGCCTCGTCGGAAGTGTGCTAGCGGTCATCGCGATTGTCTGGGCAACCAACTTTTACAATTTCATGGATGGAATCGACGGCCTGGCATCCGCAGAAGCTGTCGCCGTGGGGGTCGCCGGTGCCGTACTGTTAACGCTGGCCGGGTCCTACGGGTTGGCCCTGCTGGTCACGACTGTCGCCGGAGCGGCCGCGGGGTTTCTAGCGTGGAACTGGACCCCAGCACGCATTTTCATGGGGGATGTAGGAAGCGGCTTTCTCGGATTCCTTTTCGGGGGGCTGGCAGTGATATCGGAGCGGGCTGGCGGCGTGCCTTGGTACGTCTGGTTTGTCCTCCTCTTAGCCTTCGCAGGCGACGCTACGGTAACGCTCATCCGTCGGGTCGCTCATGGTGATTCCTGGCACACGGCGCACAGGCTTCACGCGTACCAGAGGCTGGTTCAGTCGGGCCTGAGTCACTCGCAGGTCGTGATTCGAGTGACCCTGCTCAATCTGTTGCTTACAGCGGTCGCCATCGTCGTGTTCGTGCGACCGGTGCTTACGTGGACGATACTGCCGTTGGCGGTTCTAGCGACATGCGCGGCGTACCTCGCCGTCGAGCATCGGCTCGGCATGTGGGTTGTGACGCGAGCCGACGACGGAAAGGTCACATCTGATGGCAGTGGTTCGACTTAA
- a CDS encoding nucleoside-diphosphate sugar epimerase/dehydratase has product MRHYPLVRNRYLISIDAVGLVLAAALAYALCMGSLGVGLESYKVVLVFALLAIPIKLLVFAVTGLYRRIWSYASVAELERIIGGLVIATLCAAVVGELVIPFLKLGSHGVPLPILAIDSLLTGAFIITPRLFFRIRTWHGQQRRRNDDVRAIIVGAGAAGQMIAKELLTNPKMGLYPVAFVDDDERKANHRLNDIPVLGTIADIGKVAHERDAGALVIAIPSAPGSLTRRVVQAASDAGLKTRTLPPLSDVLSGRASPSSLRDVQIEDLLRREPVQTDLAAVRNLGKGRTVLVTGAGGSIGSELCRQLAQLEPAMLVILGHGENSIFDIQAELRTSHPGVPVVPVIADIRDAQRMHAIFDDCRPYAVFHAAAHKHVPLMEENVVEAITNNIHGTTNVVNAAIDAGVEHFVLISTDKAVRPTSVMGATKRLAERVVQHAAVAHGRNFVSVRFGNVLGSRGSVVPTFFRQIRAGGPVTVTHPEMRRYFMTIPESVQLVLQAGTLGLGGEVFVLDMGEPVKIVDLATDLIRLCGFEPGKDIDVQFTGIRPGEKLYEEMFFHEEHAVPTNHPKLLRAKKAGIPDGLMRRIDRLVAATDTSDEEELREMLVALVPDFQREATGSDYTARDVIQLRRTGDFRANNAS; this is encoded by the coding sequence ATGCGCCATTACCCTTTAGTCCGAAATCGCTACCTGATCAGCATTGACGCCGTCGGGCTCGTCCTGGCTGCGGCCCTGGCTTATGCACTCTGCATGGGGTCGCTCGGCGTCGGGCTCGAAAGTTACAAGGTGGTCTTGGTCTTCGCGCTTCTTGCAATACCCATAAAGCTGCTTGTATTCGCCGTTACGGGCCTCTACCGCCGGATTTGGAGTTATGCCAGCGTCGCCGAACTAGAGCGTATTATCGGCGGCCTCGTCATCGCCACCCTCTGCGCCGCCGTCGTCGGCGAGCTTGTAATCCCATTTCTCAAACTCGGCTCCCACGGCGTCCCCCTTCCGATCCTCGCGATCGACAGTCTCCTCACCGGCGCCTTCATCATCACGCCGCGCCTCTTCTTTCGCATCCGTACCTGGCACGGCCAGCAGCGACGCAGAAATGACGACGTCCGCGCCATCATCGTTGGCGCCGGCGCCGCCGGCCAGATGATCGCCAAGGAGCTGCTGACGAACCCGAAGATGGGTCTGTATCCCGTCGCCTTCGTCGACGACGACGAGCGGAAGGCAAACCATCGGCTGAATGACATCCCAGTTCTTGGTACGATAGCGGACATCGGCAAGGTCGCACACGAGCGCGATGCCGGCGCTCTGGTAATCGCGATCCCGTCAGCCCCCGGCTCCCTTACCCGCCGCGTGGTCCAGGCGGCCTCGGACGCCGGCCTCAAGACACGCACTCTCCCGCCGCTTTCGGACGTTCTGTCCGGCCGCGCATCGCCATCTTCCCTGCGCGACGTCCAGATCGAGGACCTCCTCCGGCGCGAGCCGGTCCAGACCGACCTCGCCGCTGTCCGGAACCTTGGCAAGGGCCGCACTGTTCTGGTTACCGGCGCCGGCGGGTCGATCGGGAGCGAGCTCTGCCGGCAGCTGGCGCAGCTCGAGCCCGCGATGCTGGTCATACTTGGCCACGGCGAGAACTCGATCTTCGACATCCAGGCGGAGCTCCGCACGTCCCACCCGGGTGTGCCTGTCGTGCCCGTGATCGCGGACATCCGCGACGCTCAACGCATGCACGCGATCTTCGACGACTGTCGTCCGTACGCAGTTTTCCACGCGGCCGCCCACAAGCACGTGCCGCTCATGGAAGAGAATGTCGTGGAGGCGATCACCAACAACATTCACGGCACCACCAACGTCGTGAACGCCGCGATCGACGCGGGGGTGGAGCACTTCGTCCTCATCTCGACCGACAAGGCGGTTCGCCCAACAAGTGTCATGGGCGCAACGAAAAGATTAGCCGAGCGTGTGGTGCAGCACGCAGCTGTGGCGCACGGGCGCAATTTCGTCTCTGTGCGCTTCGGAAACGTGCTGGGAAGCCGAGGGAGCGTCGTGCCGACGTTCTTCCGTCAGATACGTGCTGGCGGGCCCGTAACGGTCACCCACCCCGAGATGCGCCGCTACTTCATGACGATCCCGGAGTCGGTACAGCTGGTCCTCCAGGCTGGCACGCTGGGACTTGGCGGCGAGGTCTTCGTGCTGGACATGGGCGAGCCGGTCAAGATCGTCGACCTGGCCACGGATCTCATCAGGCTCTGCGGTTTCGAGCCAGGCAAGGACATCGACGTTCAGTTCACCGGCATCAGGCCGGGCGAGAAGCTGTACGAGGAGATGTTCTTTCACGAGGAGCACGCGGTTCCAACGAACCATCCCAAGCTGCTACGCGCCAAGAAGGCCGGAATTCCCGATGGCCTCATGCGTCGTATCGACCGGTTGGTCGCGGCGACCGACACGTCGGACGAAGAGGAGCTCCGAGAGATGCTTGTAGCGCTGGTGCCAGATTTTCAGCGCGAGGCAACGGGCAGCGATTACACGGCGCGCGACGTCATCCAGCTGCGCCGTACGGGCGACTTTCGCGCAAACAACGCGTCGTAG
- a CDS encoding Ig-like domain-containing protein, producing the protein MSAPRLRSSSAVIVVLAPLLIALSGCGSNDSGTAPDTRAQVVDSITVTATGAQIAGGSMSLIVGDSARLTGTPRNASGNVIAGKNVQWSVADTSIASIALDGLLRGVHNGTTSVTARIDTMSTSVVVTVIVPPVAKVALTLGSASIAVGQTDQATASISDGRGNVLTDRPVTFASSDTTVATIAATGLLTAVKPGGATITATSEGVSGTAQLQVVTPIAGVPSRLAAQSWSIISAPAAIALPSAPRVVVLDGLGQPVANVPVVFAVTAGGGKLVPSGGIGASTSATVTTGPSGVATSPSWTLGPDPGVNSVNATVAGIQPITFTVTATPYAPLKIELVGPPANTFSTDTAGVVVCVTGSLIGSWYTGAGVRSVQASYGNGLHASLVWELPGPLTCGSNRWVGVLPLGAVTAGAVIPITVTAVDTAGDSASVSTSVIYKPGPVAIVFWSSPPPSAPAGTVVQLSVQVVDANRHGIANIPVTFTVTGGGSIGSATVISGVEGITTTNWTLGSTPGTNAITATATGTSSLTSTVEGTPP; encoded by the coding sequence ATGAGCGCTCCACGCCTGAGGTCGTCAAGTGCGGTAATCGTCGTGCTGGCGCCACTGCTCATCGCGCTCAGCGGCTGCGGCTCCAACGATTCCGGAACGGCTCCAGATACGCGCGCCCAAGTAGTGGATTCGATCACCGTCACCGCTACTGGCGCGCAGATCGCGGGTGGAAGTATGTCTCTAATCGTTGGAGACTCGGCACGCCTCACCGGCACGCCACGCAACGCGAGCGGGAACGTGATCGCCGGCAAGAATGTACAATGGTCTGTAGCCGATACCTCCATTGCATCGATCGCGCTCGACGGGTTACTGCGCGGCGTGCACAACGGAACGACGAGCGTCACTGCGAGAATCGACACCATGTCGACCTCAGTCGTCGTAACCGTAATCGTTCCGCCGGTTGCAAAGGTTGCCCTTACGCTGGGGAGCGCCAGCATTGCCGTTGGGCAAACAGATCAGGCGACGGCGTCGATAAGCGATGGGAGAGGAAATGTGCTAACCGATCGACCGGTCACGTTTGCATCCAGTGATACTACGGTCGCCACTATTGCGGCAACTGGACTTTTGACTGCGGTGAAACCGGGTGGCGCGACGATTACCGCGACGAGCGAAGGCGTATCCGGCACAGCACAATTACAAGTGGTAACCCCGATCGCCGGCGTCCCTTCACGCCTTGCGGCACAATCCTGGTCAATTATTTCTGCGCCAGCTGCCATCGCACTGCCTTCCGCGCCGAGGGTTGTCGTACTGGACGGGCTGGGGCAGCCTGTCGCGAACGTGCCTGTTGTCTTCGCCGTGACAGCGGGCGGTGGAAAATTGGTTCCGTCCGGGGGCATCGGAGCCAGTACCAGTGCCACGGTGACTACGGGACCGTCGGGGGTGGCGACGTCACCAAGCTGGACTCTCGGTCCAGATCCAGGCGTGAACTCCGTCAACGCAACAGTCGCCGGCATTCAGCCGATCACATTCACCGTCACGGCTACTCCGTATGCACCGCTAAAGATCGAACTCGTGGGCCCTCCAGCTAATACATTTAGCACGGACACGGCGGGCGTGGTGGTATGCGTCACTGGCTCACTGATTGGAAGTTGGTACACAGGCGCCGGCGTTCGCTCGGTGCAGGCATCGTACGGCAACGGACTCCATGCCAGCCTCGTCTGGGAACTTCCCGGTCCGCTAACGTGCGGCTCGAACCGGTGGGTTGGTGTCCTCCCGCTCGGAGCTGTGACGGCAGGTGCAGTGATCCCAATCACGGTAACTGCTGTGGACACCGCTGGCGATAGCGCGAGCGTGAGCACGTCAGTGATCTACAAGCCCGGCCCCGTCGCGATTGTATTCTGGTCGAGTCCGCCACCTTCCGCGCCGGCAGGCACCGTCGTGCAACTGTCCGTTCAAGTGGTCGACGCCAATCGACACGGAATAGCAAACATACCGGTCACTTTCACGGTTACAGGGGGTGGATCGATCGGTAGCGCAACGGTCATTTCCGGCGTTGAAGGCATAACAACCACGAATTGGACCTTGGGATCGACGCCGGGCACAAACGCGATAACCGCTACGGCGACGGGCACGTCGTCACTGACGTCTACCGTGGAGGGAACTCCGCCCTAA